One stretch of Asterias rubens chromosome 8, eAstRub1.3, whole genome shotgun sequence DNA includes these proteins:
- the LOC117293272 gene encoding ras-related protein Rab-30-like, translated as MEDYKYLFKVVLIGNAGVGKTCLVRRFTQGLFPPGQGATIGVDFMIKTVEIGGEKVKLQIWDTAGQERFRSITQSYYHSADALVLVFDVTSTESFNALPSWLKEVEQYASPKVISVLVGNKIDLAADREVTNEEADTFADTHDMRLLETSAKESDNVDKLFMDIAVELTNNVRNSDIKSTLLEDPIRDHSSVSFCCR; from the exons ATGGAGGATTATAAGTACCTTTTTAAGGTAGTTCTAATCGGAAATGCAGGTGTAGGAAAGACATGTTTGGTGAGACGATTTACACAG GGTTTATTCCCACCGGGTCAGGGTGCTACTATTGGTGTTGATTTCATGATCAAGACAGTAGAGATTGGTGGTGAAAAGGTTAAG CTTCAGATTTGGGACACAGCAGGCCAGGAAAGATTCCGCTCAATCACACAGAGTTACTATCACAGCGCAGACGCTCTCGTTCTAGTCTTCGATGTTACTTCTACAGAGAGCTTCAATGCATTACCTAGCTGGCTCAAGGAGGTCGAGCAGTATGCTAGCCCAAAAGTCATTTCTGTTTTAGTCG GTAACAAGATCGACCTTGCTGCAGATCGTGAGGTCACCAATGAAGAGGCCGACACATTTGCCGACACCCACGACATGCGCCTCCTAGAAACCTCCGCCAAAGAGTCTGACAACGTTGACAAATTATTTATGGACATTGCCGTTGAACTGACAAACAACGTTCGGAATTCGGATATCAAGAGTACGCTATTGGAGGATCCAATTCGTGACCATAGCAGCGTGTCGTTCTGTTGCCGATAG